The Bacillota bacterium genome includes the window TTATCAATTCATCGTTTACAAAAACGTTCAGAAGCCTGGGGAAGTTAAAGCAGGAACAGGATTCAATATTGGTACAATCATTTATTACTACATATACATGCGGAGACACTGCGAAAATGTTTTGCAAAGAAGATATTCTGATTGACAGCTTTAATAGTGTAAATAAACAGTTAACAAAGACATCGATGCAGATAATAATGAAAGAAATGATTAAAGAAAATTTAAACTATATTGTCAGCAATATATCTAGAATGTGTGTCCTTATATTTGGATTGGTTATGGTAATGAAAAGTCAAACAGATATTGGTTCCGTTGTTGGCATTATAACTTTGCAAGATGGCGTAACGAACATGTTCATTTCGATTGGAAGCTTTTTTGCAAATATGCAAAGTAATTTGGCAAGTGTGGCAAGAGTTTTTGAATTACTGCGTACCTCTCCGGAAAAGTCCCGATATGATGTGAAAGAAAGTAGTATAGCCAGAGATGATGATATCATATCTTTTGAAAATGTCAGCTTCTCATATGATCGATGTAGAAAATCGTTAGATAACATATCTATAAATATTAAAGAAAATATTATGGTAGCAATTGTGGGACCGAATGGAAGCGGAAAATCAACTATCATCAAATTGCTTCTTGGATTTTATCCTCCAGATGGCAAGATAACTTTGTGTAAAAAAGCTTTCGGTGAATATAAGCTGTCTGAAATTCGGGAAAAAATATCATATGTTTCACAGCAACCCGTATTGTTTAATGCTACTGTTTTTGAAAATATAAGTTACGGTAAACCGGATGCCATAATGGAAGAAGTCATAGATGCTGCGAAACTGGCAAATATTCATGACTTTATAACAAGTCTTGAGGATGGTTATCAATCAATTGTTGGAGAAGACGGAGTAACAATGTCAATCGGGCAAAAGCAAAGAATAATAATAGCACGTGCATTGATTAAAGATGCACCAATTATATTATTTGACGAAGCAACGTCTGCGCTTGATGTTGAGAATGAAGGGGATATAATACAAACGCTTAAGAATATCAAGGGCAAGAAAACAATTATTATTGTTACACATAGACTGAGTTCGATTCAGGACGCTGATTTGATAGTGGTACTGAAAGATGGTCAAATAATAGATAAGGGTGACCATAAATATTTGCTAAAAAACAGCTGCGTTTATAAAAAACTATATGAACTGCAATCTGTATGAAAAGGATGATAAATGAGACAATGAGTAATGAGAGAATAAAGCTATTATGTATACCATATGCCGGGAGTTCTGCATGCTATTATAACAAATGGACGCCATATTTTAACAATAATATAACAGTGCACCCTGTAGAACTTGCTGGAAGGGGCATCCGAAGTGATGAGGGCTTTTATAATAGTTTCGACGATGCTATAGAAGATTTATTGAATAAAGTATTAAGAATTATTGGAGAATCAGAATATGTATTATTTGGACATAGTATGGGGGCTCTTATTGCATAT containing:
- a CDS encoding ABC transporter ATP-binding protein, whose amino-acid sequence is MNKKDYIKELFQVYDLIGNKKIQYFCTIVITGLALPLMQIFFAFAYKRSINAIEYNDYSLFFSACILFFLAIVIQCLIEPIANCYNGCLVNKILFKIRNKVYRHTIELPVSYLEKNHSGDIILRLTGNVDSFEPIFRGAFRDIMQSLFYGGGALISMLVINYKLALCSLFFSIISLIINSSFTKTFRSLGKLKQEQDSILVQSFITTYTCGDTAKMFCKEDILIDSFNSVNKQLTKTSMQIIMKEMIKENLNYIVSNISRMCVLIFGLVMVMKSQTDIGSVVGIITLQDGVTNMFISIGSFFANMQSNLASVARVFELLRTSPEKSRYDVKESSIARDDDIISFENVSFSYDRCRKSLDNISINIKENIMVAIVGPNGSGKSTIIKLLLGFYPPDGKITLCKKAFGEYKLSEIREKISYVSQQPVLFNATVFENISYGKPDAIMEEVIDAAKLANIHDFITSLEDGYQSIVGEDGVTMSIGQKQRIIIARALIKDAPIILFDEATSALDVENEGDIIQTLKNIKGKKTIIIVTHRLSSIQDADLIVVLKDGQIIDKGDHKYLLKNSCVYKKLYELQSV